ttgttcaatctcgttaccggcaagtctctttactcataccgtaatgcatgatcccgtgactaactccttagccacattgagctcattatgatgatgcattaccgagtgggcccagagatacctcaacgtcatacggagtgacaaatcccagtctcgatccgtgccaacccaacagacactttcggagatacccgtagtatacctttatagtcacccagttacgttgtgacgtttggcacacccaaagtactcctacggtatccgggagttgcacgatctcatggtctaaggaaaagatacttgacgttggaaaagctctagcaaacgaaactacacgatcttttatgctatgcttaggattgggtcttgtccatcacatcattctcctaatgatgtgatcccgttatcaatgacatccaatgtccatagtcaggaaaccatgactatctgttgatcaacgagctagtcaactagaggcttactagggacacgttgtggtctatctattcacacatgtattgcgatttccggataacacaattatagcatgaacaatagacaattatcatgaacaaagaaatataataataaccatttattattgcctctagggcatatttccaacagatcctACTTCGTCTCCACAAAAACCCCAATCCGGAACCCTACCTCACTTCACTCTCCTCTTTTGGTTCGTCTATTCTTCTCCCCTCCTTCGATCCAATTCAACGACTCCGGCGAGCATGTCGAgcgccggcagccgctccgactctGACCTCAATGTAGACGAGGAGCTGGCTCTCTGCATTGCCCTGGGAGGTCGAAGGTGGACAGGGGGGTGTCGGTActaaaaccggctgatctcgggtagggggtcccgagctgtggatcttgaaACGATGGTTAATAGGGGACAAGGGAGACGATGTATGACCCTTAAAACATGTGGTCGGTGGGCAATTCCGTTAAGGAGAAGCCCGAAAAAATTGCTTTGGATAAGAGAGATCTTGGATCTAAATGAAAGCTAGCTAGAGAAAGACTCGTCTGTCAAGCCGAAGACTTCAACCCGGAAACATTGGTCCGAGGAAGGAACTTCCGTCCTCGGCTTCGAAAACAAGTTCAAGGGCTAATTGCggtgtcctgaattagggggtgccAACCTATGTGACCCACAGTCCATGGGCCGAGCTTACGGCCCGCCGATCTCCACAAGAAAGGACTCTAGAAGCTACGAATCCTGGCGTGATCAAGATGGACATCGAGAAGACTTGGCGTATACTTCAAGGACAACTTTGATAGTCGGCGTGTTTATTCCTAGTTAGCAACCAACCATATGTACCCCTACATAccccggtgcctatataagccgaggggtttagtccgtagagatacAATTATAAGCCTTAGGGTTTAGAATAGAACATacggtctcgaggtagatcatcctgTACTCAATACTCCATcacatcaatacaatcaaagcaagacgtagggttttacctcttcgagagggcccaaacctgggtaaacattgtctcccTTGTCTGCTCTTACCCATCGTTcccagatccacagctcgggaccccctagcAGAGATCAGCGAATTTTAGTACTGACAGGGGGGGGGGAGTTCCGGATCTGCCCCCTCACCAGTTCCTGTCGACACAACGCGAATGTCGGAGCTGGCCCCTCCCGCACTGTGCGCAGTACCCGACACCCCTCCGTCATCCACCTTCCCCGCCGGCCGCTGACGGGGAAAGATTAATGGTTTTTGTGTTGGTGTTGGAAAATTTCTACCACATCTGGCAACCAGTGCGCGCATGCGGCAGGGACGTCAATTACATGGGCCAAACTGATCACTTGCACACAAAGTTCACGAATTgacaaaaaagttcatgaaattgaaaaatgttcatccatttgaaaaagttcacaaatttgacaaaaaaaagttTCACAAATTTGGCAATCAGGAATTTGTTAAAAGTTTGCAAAATTAAAAACATTAATTCATTTGAAAAAAGTTAATTGATTCAAAAAATAAGTTCACAGATTAGAAAAAAATTCCACAAATTCAAGAAAATGTTCACAAGTTTAAGAAAATGAAAAAGGaaattgaaaaagaagaagaaataaagaaaaataaaaaacaaataaaaccgaagaaaaaaagGCCAATTTTTTTTGCACTGAGAAGATGGACGACAAAAAGAATAAAAGAAGTAACTAGGCACAACAAGTGAGTTGTCCCAATTAGTTAATGTGAGTGGAAGTAAACGAAGAGGTTGGGAGTTCAAATAAGAGTCAATTACACCGGTGGTGCTAAAACTTGTCACGAACAGTCACTTTGGTGCTAGAACTTGCGGCATACATCGAACCGGTGTAACCCCGGGATTCGAACTTGCTACCATATAGGTGGGAAACAACCGGTCATAGCCACTGCACCAACAACATCATCACACCCATAGTTCATAAGTCCTTTGTAATATAGTAGAACAAAGTCGCTCCTGGAGTTTCTCTTTTTTAGAAATATGTAAAGGTATGTAAATTCTAATCTCACTAAtaaaattaaagtttaattattcTTAAAGTTTGAAAATGTTCAGAGTTTTAGCAAAATATTGATTGATGTAGTATATAAAAGTGTTCATGCTTTAAGATTTTTTGTTTTTATATCCTTTTAAATATTATAATGTAATGCACTCCGTGCGGCCCATTTTGCACTATTACGTTTTATAAGTTTACATAATATATGTAAATTATAATCATATGttataaataatatatatatatatacatatttaaATTATAAAAGTATTCACTTATTAAATAAAAATTTATCCATATATTCAAATGATAATTACAAAAGTATTCACATGATAATTTGCATAATTAACAAAACATAAAATGGAATTTTTATTTTTATATATTTAATAAATGGtcatatctttacctaataataaaggaggGAGCCTTTCATAGTTCTTCATACGTCACCTCTTTATATCCGTTGATTTTGTGTTAATCATAAATATTGACGGCTGAGATTTATTTACTTTTATATCTAATCTATGATTCCAAATTTTCGTCATCACGTGTGTTTCTTTCCTTGCTCAAACTCTGGTTCTCTGATACACAGTTCGACTCAAGTCCCTGGAACCTAGCCGATGCATACACGTATATCTCCCTGGGCCTGTTCTCTCAATCAATATAAAGCACGCATAGCCCACGTCTCCACTATTGATCGACAAGCGAGCACCGGCACCGATCGGAGGCGACTGCAGGCCGTTGCGGGTGTAAGGAGCGCCACGCCATGGAGGTCGTAATCGACGTGGGCAAGCATGGCAGCGCACACGACTGACCAAGTGCCATGCTTTCCTCGGTGCGCGGCGGCGCTAGCACAAGACTGCGGCGCGGTTGGTCGAGGCAGCGTGGGGGCGGCGCAAAGAGGCCGCGGCCGTCTGCAGAGACGACGGTAGGGCACTTTCCATCTGGTCCTCATCCAAGAGCGGCGCTCTTTTTTGTCCCGTGTGGATCGAACACAAGCATGTGGGAGGTAGAGAGCACGTCGAGGATGACGAGAGGACGGCGAGTAGCAGCCAGAGAGGGCGTCGGTGTAGTCGGCAACGGAGAGTAGCAGTCAGACCGCTGAAAAGAGCCAAAAGTCGAGGCCTGCCGTCCAGTGCTGCTGCTGCAGTAGGTCCACGCCCTCCACGGACTTGCAGTTCACTCGTACCGCGCTATGCCTACACCTTGACTGCTTGGATCAGAGGGAGACCTGCGGGATCGGATCGGCGGGCAGCAGTTGAGGCGCGGTCGTTCTTGCACCTCTGCAGCAGCGGTGGTGTTGTTGTGATCTGTTGGCTCGTCCTCTACCTCCTGGAGGCAGTGCTATAGCAGTTTTACAGTGCGGAATCTCACAAGCTACGGGATCTGAATTCTTGAGTGACTTTTGCTTACTCCTGTGTTTTCGTACTACTGCTCAATATAAAAGAGGGAGGCAGCCAGGCAAAGCTAAAGAGAAAGGTCTGATTTGGGAGTTGTGAGCAAGATTATACTACTCACTAAGCAAGGCCAGCATGCATTctcgaaaaaaaaaaaaaaacaaggtCAGCATGCATGCGAGCAGCTCCTGGCCGGTGCTCGGCTCGTCAGAAATGCCGCAATTCACCGATTAGTTCGTTGGCAGCCTGCAGGCGGCACGGCACCACGGCAGCAATAGTGGTCCACAGCAACAGCAGGAAGCACGAGAAGCAGAGAAGGGGCAACAGGCCAGCAGCAGGCAGCCGGCGCCCGTCACGACGGCCCGGAGGCGGAGGGCGGCGATGCTTGCCTAGGCCGGCGGCCGGCGGTTGGCAGCAGTGAGCAGCCATCGGCCGAGTCAAAGACCTAGAACTAGAAGGCCTCATCCATGGACCATGGCGATTTGGGGAAAGGGGTGAAGTTCCTGTTAATTTAGGGGAAAGGAGGAGAAAAGAGCGAGTGTGGGAGGTGTTGTCGCCTGTTGGAGCGTGGGATTCCAACTCTATATGCAGGATCGATGGTTCCAATTCTATATGCGTGCACGCATTGACTGCTCCAGGCTTGATCGCTCAAGTGTCGATTTCTAGGAAAAAATTAGAATTATGTGCAGAAGACGTCGGCACAAACCATTGAGAATCGGGTAAGCTATTTTGTATCTCACGTTTCGCGCACATATGCTTCACCTTGTATCATCAGGACAGCCCTGTCGTTGCTCTAACTACCGTCATTGGCAGCGTCCCATGATGCTGTCCAGTGCACAAGGAGAGGTACTATGTATGTCAGGGTTCAGGTTTCAATTGACTGTAGATAAAAAAACTGGATCGATTGGCATGCATACATATACGAGCGAATGGTGGGTCGGCAAAAAACAGAAGGTGCATATTGATCACCTGATTAACAACTTGCTAATCCTCTGCTCGAGTTTTATTATTGGCAAGAAGCTGGATGGATATGTATGCGTACTTGACAAAATGGGATTCGGCAGAAACACAGAAGGTGCACAGTATTAACTAATTCTAGCGTAGATTTTTTAGATAGCTCAGAACAGAAGACATATTTTTTTAGGGAGTAcgtagaactcatctagatgagacgtAATTTGGTCTTATTCACCTGGAAAACAAGAAcggatacaacccacgtcagcacacacgtaTCTTATAGCCTCACATCTAgtggctataaaaggtgaatgagaccaaattaaatctcatctagatgagttctagcaaaactattTCATAAAATATCATTCACATAAAATTACACGTCACTTACCTAACCTTGTAGTATTGAAAGTGCGTATTTCTTAAACTAGCTGCATTACATAGTTCAAAATTAAATATGAAACGAGGTTGAGGCAAGGATGGTTCATGGTTGGATGTTGATCCATATTAAGGCTGAGAAAGACGACATATATAGATGTGTAGGAAAATGACAGCTGACCTTTTCTCTTTCTGTATAGACTATACGAAGTAATTGATTGAATTCATATTGGTAGTTAACTTCTGTGAGGTAACTATCTTAATCAGTTTAGAGCACTGAGTGTGCACAAGATGTAGTACAATTTCAATTAGGCGGATATATTGTAGTTTTATCTATAGTTACAGGAGTTTATTTAGCTCAGTGTTTTTTATCCAAGATTAAGATGTGGGCATTATATGCATTGTCGAGTTAGCTCGAAAAATTTAACAAAATCTCTACGATTTTCACACTGGTATTTTGACCAAGTTTGCCGACAGAATAATGTCTATCTTtattatcccgttgcaacgcacgggcatatgtgctagtatgtTTATAAATGTTCACAGTTTTAATAAATTATTCGTGCATATAAAGTGTTCGTTTTTTAATTTAATTTATTTTActaatatatatatttttggtcACACATGGTTATAATATAAATAGATTTTATAAAAAATAACAATGCAAAATGGGTCCCACCAACTGCAGCCCATGTAGGACGTAAAGGATATATACATGATGTATCCTATTAAAACAAGAAAGTCTAGTGGTGGTTAACCATTGGCGGAAGCTAGCAAACCTACATGGTTCGATTCCcagttttattattttttctataaTTTATATGTCGCTGACATATGGAGCCCATATGGCCAACATTTTGGCACGTGTCAGGAGCTATTTCGTGAGGACAAAAAAATTCGAGTTTCTTTCTGGTAAAATAACATGCCACACGTCATCTGGTGGCTAACAGCGGAACCTGCACCATGCAAGTGAGCCTAGTCTATGTCGCTTTCATATCCAAACGCGatttgcaccgtatttgcacgcCTAAGCCAAGTTTTTACACTAGTTCGATGTATGCCGCAAGTTCTAGCACCAAAGTGGCCGTTCACGACAAGTTCTAGCACCACCGGTGTAATTGACTCTTCAAATAATACCTCATGCGCCTATTTTTTGAaggtgaaaaaagaaaaaaatgggacAGGCCCAAGACGGAGGGGGTGTGCGCTGGTTTGTGTGACGGGCTGGCCGATCGGCTGTGTACGTCTACATACAGCTCATATGTGCCACATACGGAGGTGGGTATATCTTATGGTGAACATATTGTTCTTATACGGTTTGTGAGGGGCGTACCGAAGCAGGGCTCTTCTTTGTATTCCAATGACGTTTTCTGCTTGATGCCACATTGAACATACACGAGCTTATACAGAAATAAGCAGCGGATGCTGGGTTGTTCTATTAGTAAACAACTTCCTCAACTACTCCTGATCTCATCTCATTAGCGGGGCTCATTAGTCCTCATCCTAGTCACCTAGTACGTGGTAAGCAAAGCTCGCAGGAATCTAAAAGACTAGAAAACGTTTTTAAAGTCTTACCTGACATCTACTGCCATTCGCAAATCAAATTTAAATTTTAAAACTACATTATTGCCCACATGGTGGCAGGTCTTATTGACTCCCATTAAACTTGAAGACTTGGAAGGCTACTAGAAGTCATCAGCAATTTTCACAGCATCCCAATCAGAGCAGCAACAGCTTTATCTGTTCCTCTTCTTCTCCGACTGTGACCATGAACGGAGCTGAGAAGTTGAACCATGGCCGAACGGCCTACCACTTCCAGCCTGCCAAGTACTGGCAAAATGGTACGCACTTCAAATTTGCGCTTTGGCGCGCTATTATCTGATCAATTCACATGATTTCGTAAGTAATTTTTCACTACAACTTTGTTAATCCCTGTCTGCAATCCCTGAATTTGGACGATCACACTACGACGGTTCGATGAAAACTTGCAGATCCCAATGGTACGTGCTCTCTTCTTCCCTCTAGTCCGTCCAACAGataaacttatcatggcaaaataTTGATAATCGGCTAGTTGATCTTGGTCAGTGACAGTTATTTTGCGTCATACCGGCAGGGCCAATGTACCACAACGGCATGTACCACTTCTTCTACCAGTACAACCCTCGCGGCCCGACCTGGGGCGACGGCAAGCTATCATGGGGCCACTCCGTCTCCGGCGATCTCGTGAACTGGGCCGACGTTGGCAATGCGTTGGACCCTACCTCCCCGTTCGACGTCAACGGCTGCTGGTCGGGCTCCGCCACCGTCCTCCCCGGCGGCCGCCCGGCGATCCTCTACACCGGCATGGACGACGCCGACAAGGCGCAGGTGCAGAACGTGGCCTTCGCCAAGAACCCCTCCGACCCGCTCCTCCGCGAGTGGGAGAAGCCCAGCTGCAACCCGGTCATCCCGATGCCGGCGGACGTCACCGGCAACAACTTCCGCGATCCCACGGAGGCGTGGCGTGGCCGCGACGGCCTATGGagggtcgccgtcgccgccgaggtcCGCGGTGTCGGCTCCTTGCTCGTGTACAGGAGCGCGGACTTCCTCCATTGGGAGCGCAACGCTGGCGCGCCTCTGCATGCCGCCAGCTCGCGCGACGGGGACGGCCCCGCCGTGCTGGAGTGCCCGGACCTGTTCCCGATGGCGGCACCCGGCGCGATGGAGGGGCTCGACGTGTCGGCGAGCCGCGCCGGGGTGCTGCACGTGCTCAAGCTCAGCGACTTCGCCAAGGAGGACCACTACATGGTCGGGCGGTACGACGACGAGGAGGACACCTTCAAGCCGGCAGAGCCCGAGCGCGGCGGCGACTGCGCCAACTGGCGCCGGCTCGACCACGGCCACCTGTACGCGTCCAAGTCCTTCTACGACGCCCGCAAGAAGCGGCGTGTGCTGTGGGCATGGGTGGACGAgaccgacggcggcggcgaaggcAGAGGGTGGGCCGGCATCCAGGCGTTCCCGAGGGCGATGTGGCTGGACACCGACGGGAAGCGGCTGGTGCAGTGGCCAGTCGAAGAGATCGAGACGCTGAGGAGGAAGCGGGTCGGCCTGCAGTGGGCGACGGAGGTGGACGCCGGCGgcacgaaggagatcgccggcatcGTCAGCTTGCAGGCGGACGTGCAGGCGGTCTTCGAGGTCCCGAACCTGGAGGATGCCGAGACGTTGGACCCGAAGTGGCTGCAGGATCCCAAGGGGCTGTGCGCCGAGAAGGGCGCGTCCGTGCCGGGCGGAGTCGGCCCGTTCGGGCTCCTCGTCATGGCTTCCGGCGACCTGAGGGAGCACACCGCGATCTTCTTCAGGGTGTTCAAGCACCTTGACACGTACAAGGTTCTCATGTGCACCGACCTCACAAAGTACGTGTCCTTGACATTTGCTTCAAGAAAACATGACAGTTTGTGAATCTAGAAAGAAAAGGCATGTAAATTTCTGGACATCTTTGCATGCACAGGTCATCTACGAAAGCAGAAGGGGTAAAAATCCCATCCTACGGGGCATTTCTGGACGTGGACGTGGAGAAGGACAAGAGCCTGTCGCTCAGAACACTGGTGAGTTTAGTCCATTTGCCTTGGAAAACTGGTACATGCATATGGCCGATATCATTAACACACGTCGTGTATACACAGATCGATCACACGGTGGTGGAGAGCTTCGGCGACGGCGGGAGGACGTGCATGACGGCTCGCATGTACCCAGAGCACGCGGCGACGAGCCGCAGCCGGCTGTACGCGTTCAACTATGGCGCCGGCGCCGTGAAGGTGTCCAAGCTGGAGGCGTGGGAGTTGGCAACGGCGGCCGTGAACGGTGGCGGCGTTATATAGCTCGGTTGCAACGGGCGGATGTGGAGCGGCGCGCCTTGCGTGATAATTTGTGATGATTTACCCtatatttctgtaatgaaacaacTGGAAACATGTTGGAGTGATTAAGGATTAAGGAGAATTTAGTGAATcaaacgtaggatttttttttcaagAATATGCCTaggcgtaccatagctttatagaaggcagaaaTACGATTACAAGTAACTACAACTCGCTGCGAACAGCGAGCATAGCATGAACATCACAACCGGGTAAGACCCAAAAACACCCTTCGACCACACACTACAAGCAAcccggctgataacccacaagtataggggatcgcaacagttttcgagggtacagtattcaacccaaatttattgattcgacacaaggggagccaaagaatattctcaagtattagcagttgagttgtcaattcaaccacacctggaagacttaatatctgcaacaaagtatttagtagcaaagtagtatggaagtaacggtaatggtggcaaaagcaacagtagcagttttgtagtaatcgtaacagtggcaacggaaaagtaactaagcaaagatcaatatgtgaa
This region of Triticum aestivum cultivar Chinese Spring chromosome 2D, IWGSC CS RefSeq v2.1, whole genome shotgun sequence genomic DNA includes:
- the LOC123054769 gene encoding beta-fructofuranosidase, insoluble isoenzyme 7-like, giving the protein MNGAEKLNHGRTAYHFQPAKYWQNDPNGPMYHNGMYHFFYQYNPRGPTWGDGKLSWGHSVSGDLVNWADVGNALDPTSPFDVNGCWSGSATVLPGGRPAILYTGMDDADKAQVQNVAFAKNPSDPLLREWEKPSCNPVIPMPADVTGNNFRDPTEAWRGRDGLWRVAVAAEVRGVGSLLVYRSADFLHWERNAGAPLHAASSRDGDGPAVLECPDLFPMAAPGAMEGLDVSASRAGVLHVLKLSDFAKEDHYMVGRYDDEEDTFKPAEPERGGDCANWRRLDHGHLYASKSFYDARKKRRVLWAWVDETDGGGEGRGWAGIQAFPRAMWLDTDGKRLVQWPVEEIETLRRKRVGLQWATEVDAGGTKEIAGIVSLQADVQAVFEVPNLEDAETLDPKWLQDPKGLCAEKGASVPGGVGPFGLLVMASGDLREHTAIFFRVFKHLDTYKVLMCTDLTKSSTKAEGVKIPSYGAFLDVDVEKDKSLSLRTLIDHTVVESFGDGGRTCMTARMYPEHAATSRSRLYAFNYGAGAVKVSKLEAWELATAAVNGGGVI